A part of Syntrophorhabdaceae bacterium genomic DNA contains:
- the cdhB gene encoding CO dehydrogenase/acetyl-CoA synthase complex subunit epsilon translates to MEEKNMSCEPWQCAEIASTKKANPIQKPEIAVAMIKKATRPLLIVGSRAVTQTLEGKPVIDYIIDLANASKVPVVATAHIVGDFVKRGYQPAAFMTAMDISNRIVDRTWQGLDGKGHPDLIMYIGLPYYMEALILSGLKHFAPDLKTMTLDNKFHVHASWSFPNASAEEWASNLTTMTSKFL, encoded by the coding sequence ATGGAGGAGAAAAATATGTCCTGTGAACCATGGCAATGTGCAGAAATTGCGTCAACTAAAAAAGCAAATCCAATCCAAAAACCCGAGATAGCAGTAGCAATGATCAAGAAAGCTACTCGTCCCCTTCTTATTGTCGGTAGCAGAGCAGTTACACAAACATTAGAGGGAAAACCAGTAATAGACTATATCATCGACCTTGCAAATGCATCCAAAGTTCCAGTAGTAGCAACAGCTCACATAGTTGGTGACTTCGTAAAAAGAGGTTACCAACCAGCCGCTTTCATGACTGCAATGGATATCAGCAACAGAATTGTCGACCGAACTTGGCAGGGACTTGACGGCAAAGGACACCCGGACCTTATCATGTATATTGGTTTACCCTACTACATGGAAGCGTTAATTCTTTCAGGGCTAAAGCATTTTGCACCAGACCTAAAAACTATGACCTTGGATAACAAGTTCCATGTTCATGCAAGCTGGTCTTTCCCAAATGCGAGTGCGGAAGAGTGGGCAAGCAATCTCACGACTATGACCTCAAAGTTTCTTTAA